AACCTTTAGCATTTCGATTAAAGATGGTATTGGCAATATCCTTAATATATTGAAACGAAATATCATCATAAATAGATAATGTTTCCTTCTGCATCAATTGAGCTAATTCTTCCTCATATGTCGGCCACGACAACTGTAAACTGTCTGCTTTTTGTTTTATGTAATGAACAACACCATCTATATCTTTATTGATCTGTTCGATCGTTTGGGTAGCATCGATACGAAAAACACGAAAATCACTAATCTCCTCCTCACTTATAGATGAGATAATATCATCCATTCTCAATTCATCTGCCTCGACCTGCTTCTTATGAAAAGCTTCGTCCACTTCCACCCCAACATGGACTTGTGGAAAATACAAATCTATCAAAGCATAACCTGTGTCTGTTCGTTTTACATACTGCTGGGTTACAGGCTTTATATCTAGACAGCCTAACTTGTGCCAAATTGCCGTTAAGATATAATTTTCATAGTCTTTCTTATTTGTTTTAGAAAACGTTTTAATCAGATAGTCTCGTTTACTCAAGCGCAAATTTCCTTCCCCAATTTAAATTTTCAATTTTAAAATTTAAATCAATATATAAAATCTATTTTATGACTTAAACCTTTTCTCATTTTTGATCCCATTAATCATAATCTCAAAAAGCACACCTTGTTCTTGACTTAAAGAAAATCCACCTTGTTTTAGACTCCAGTCATACAAAATACCTCTCATTGTGCGTAAACAAATAAGCATCAGTTCATCCACAGTTAAATCCTGTCTGAATTCATTTAATTTCTTTCCCTCTTCCAAAATGCTTTTCAAAATTTCATATAGGGGCCTGTCACTCATGAGGAAATAGCTATCCCGGTCAGCACTCAATTCATTCACATAGATAGTTCTCGTTACGTCCCAACCAACTTCCTTCTCAATATAGTCCATTTGCAATTCTAGAAATTTTTTAAGTTTCGCTGAAGAGGAATGTTCTTGAGTCACACTGCCGATAATTTCTTGAATATAAAACTGATCAATTTCTCTAAATTTATTTAAAAATACTTCATGCTTACTTTTAAAGTGGGTATAAAATGCTCCTTTCGAAGTTTCAGATTTTCTTACAATTTCATCTACTGAAACCTCATTATATCCACGTTCATCGAATAATTTAAGCGCTACTTCTGTAATTTTCTTCTTAGTTAATTGAGCTTTTTGTTGTCTTAGGTTCATTATTTTGCCTCCTGAAATTTTATTTTCAAAAAATTAATAATATATTGACAAAGAGACCGCAGTCTGTAAAATACTAAACAAGAGTTTTTAAATTAATTTTTACGAACTCTTGAAAGCGCTACCAAATTAAAAGGAGGATTCAAATGTTAAGACATGCTGCACAAAGATTCAAGGTTGGAATTGAAAATTATTTACCGAATGCTTTTATATTCGCAATACTATTAACATTTCTTACTTTAGTTATGGGAATGACAATCACTGGAGAAGGATTAATGCCTATGACTTCCCATTGGTATAGTGGATTTTGGGACTTTCTGGCTTTTACGACACAAATGATTTTAATATTAATCACTGGCTATGCACTTGTGAAATCCCCTCCCCTACAAAAGTTGATGAAAAAAATGGCCTCCAAACCAAAAAATCAAAAATCGGCTATTATCACAACAATCTTAGTAGCAGCCATAACCGGATACCTAAGCTGGGGGTTAGGTTTTGTATTTGGTACATTATTCGCAATTGAAGTCGCAAAACGAGTACAAGTTGCTGATTTTCGTCTATTAATTGCGGCTGCCTACACAGGTACTATTGCTATTCTACCAGCTAGTATAACATTAACTGCACCATTGCTAGTAAATACACCAGACCATTCACTACAAGAGGAAATCGGTTTGATTCCGTTAACACAGACAACTTTCAGTCCAACAATGTTAATTACTGCTTTATTAGGGTTAGTGGTTATAATTTTTGCCTACATAAAGATGGCACCGAAGCAAGAAGATGTTATACCATTTGATAACACTAGTCATTCAGAGCCCGAATTGGAGCAAAAAATAATCCCTAAAACGATAGCAGAGCGATTAGACCATAGTAGAATCATTAACTACGCTATGGTAGCTCTTGGTGTACTTTGGTTATTTATGTACGTTGGAGAGAATGGATTCAATCTGGAACTAAACATCATGAATTTTGCATTTATTATCCTTGGTCTCGCCTTGCATGGAACGCCTGTTAGTTATCTAAATGCTGTTTCAAACGGGATGTCCGCCGCTGCCGGGATATTAGTTCAATTTCCTTTCTATGCAGGGATAATGGGAATGATGATTGGATCAGGTCTGATTGTTGTGATTGCTGAATCATTCGCTTCAATGGCAAATGAAGTAACTTTTCCATTCTTCAGTTTTCTCTCTGCCGCTATAGTCAATATTTTCGTGCCTTCAGCAGGAGGACAATGGCAAATCCAAGGACCAATTATGGTACAGGCACTAGAAACTTTTAATCTACCAATCTCGGTGGTTGTCAACTCCGTATCAATCGGTGATGTAACTACTAACTTGCTCCAGCCATTTTTTGTGTTACCAGCCTTAGGTCTTGCCAAGCTAGGCTTAAAGGATATCTGGGGTTATTGTTTAGTATCAATGATTCTTTTATTTATTGTTTCATCCTTAACGATTACAATAATACCTTTGCTCTAACTTTAGAAAGGAGAATTTTATGTTAACACATGGGGATTTGACCATATATTCGTATCTCATCAAACAAGCAGAAAAATTCAATGATAAAACCTTTATCTACTTTGAAGACGAGAAGATCTCTTACCTAGATATGTTGAATAGGAGTAATCAGATTGCTTCGTGGCTTGCCGACCATGGCATTCAAAAAGGGGATACAGTTTCAGTATTGATACCTAATAACCCATTATTCTACGAGATATGGTTTGGCTGCGCTGCAATTGGTGCTATATTCATACCAATCAATACAGGAACAACTTCTGTTGAACTTGAATACTTTCTTCAACATTCTGAGAGCAAAGGAATCATTTATGATCCCTCTCTAACTAATGAATATCATATGAATGTAATGCGTAATCATCCATTGAATTTCCATCGGGAATTCAGTAATGAATGGAAAAGTGAAGTAAGTAAGTATTCAGATTCCAACCATTTTAACGATATTGATTCAGATGATGTAAGTTCGATTGTCTACACATCGGGTACTACAGCTAAGCCAAAAGGGGTCATGATAACTCATGAAAACTACTTATTTGCTGGTCATTCATCTGTTACCTATCAACAACTTACAAGTGAAGATAGATATTTAATATTTCTACCATTGTTTCACGTAAACTCTCAGTACTACACTTCCATGTCAA
Above is a window of Halalkalibacillus sediminis DNA encoding:
- a CDS encoding short-chain fatty acid transporter: MLRHAAQRFKVGIENYLPNAFIFAILLTFLTLVMGMTITGEGLMPMTSHWYSGFWDFLAFTTQMILILITGYALVKSPPLQKLMKKMASKPKNQKSAIITTILVAAITGYLSWGLGFVFGTLFAIEVAKRVQVADFRLLIAAAYTGTIAILPASITLTAPLLVNTPDHSLQEEIGLIPLTQTTFSPTMLITALLGLVVIIFAYIKMAPKQEDVIPFDNTSHSEPELEQKIIPKTIAERLDHSRIINYAMVALGVLWLFMYVGENGFNLELNIMNFAFIILGLALHGTPVSYLNAVSNGMSAAAGILVQFPFYAGIMGMMIGSGLIVVIAESFASMANEVTFPFFSFLSAAIVNIFVPSAGGQWQIQGPIMVQALETFNLPISVVVNSVSIGDVTTNLLQPFFVLPALGLAKLGLKDIWGYCLVSMILLFIVSSLTITIIPLL
- a CDS encoding AbaSI family restriction endonuclease gives rise to the protein MSKRDYLIKTFSKTNKKDYENYILTAIWHKLGCLDIKPVTQQYVKRTDTGYALIDLYFPQVHVGVEVDEAFHKKQVEADELRMDDIISSISEEEISDFRVFRIDATQTIEQINKDIDGVVHYIKQKADSLQLSWPTYEEELAQLMQKETLSIYDDISFQYIKDIANTIFNRNAKGYQRSYFRVRENLWIWCPKLSINVGGDLKSAAGGWINVLAEDWSYIDESNQDEEILQAREESFAETVKKGRERAVFAKFKDNLGVNRYRFIGVFKVIEDLQPENRRFIRFTRIRESLEIDK
- a CDS encoding TetR/AcrR family transcriptional regulator; this translates as MNLRQQKAQLTKKKITEVALKLFDERGYNEVSVDEIVRKSETSKGAFYTHFKSKHEVFLNKFREIDQFYIQEIIGSVTQEHSSSAKLKKFLELQMDYIEKEVGWDVTRTIYVNELSADRDSYFLMSDRPLYEILKSILEEGKKLNEFRQDLTVDELMLICLRTMRGILYDWSLKQGGFSLSQEQGVLFEIMINGIKNEKRFKS